In the Candidatus Palauibacter polyketidifaciens genome, one interval contains:
- the truB gene encoding tRNA pseudouridine(55) synthase TruB, protein MTNEAGLLLVDKPAGATSHDIVLRVRRRLGVRRVGHTGTLDPFATGLLLSLVGSFTRLADLYHELPKSYDATMALGRETDTDDLTGKTVSEDAAWQELDAEAILASLAAREGVGRQVPSAYSARRAGGERAYAVARRGERPRLEAREVTVHEIAVTEIDLPRVRFRASVSTGTYVRALARDIGRDLGPGAHLTELRRTAIGPFGVGEATSPNAAAEAVAAASTAWRSGMAALPWLWRRELNGGERDEVRHGRSVERGEVLPPPGSARNSGEGTANPVALYASDDLLAIAEERGGRLHPKKVFPA, encoded by the coding sequence GTGACGAATGAAGCCGGTCTGCTCCTCGTCGACAAGCCGGCGGGAGCTACCTCACACGACATCGTCCTTCGGGTCCGCCGGAGGCTGGGCGTGCGCCGGGTCGGCCACACCGGGACGCTCGACCCCTTCGCGACGGGGCTCCTCCTGTCGCTCGTCGGATCCTTCACTCGACTCGCCGATCTCTACCACGAACTCCCGAAGTCCTACGATGCGACGATGGCGCTCGGGCGGGAGACGGACACGGACGATCTCACGGGAAAAACCGTATCGGAAGACGCCGCCTGGCAGGAGCTGGATGCGGAGGCGATCCTGGCTTCCCTGGCGGCTCGCGAGGGCGTCGGACGACAGGTGCCCTCGGCCTACTCCGCGCGCCGTGCGGGTGGTGAGCGCGCCTACGCGGTGGCCCGCCGCGGGGAGCGTCCCCGGCTCGAAGCACGCGAGGTGACGGTCCACGAGATCGCGGTGACGGAGATCGATCTGCCCCGGGTTCGCTTCCGCGCGAGCGTGTCCACCGGCACCTACGTGCGTGCGCTGGCCCGCGACATCGGGAGAGATCTCGGGCCGGGGGCGCACCTGACGGAGTTGCGCCGCACCGCGATCGGCCCCTTCGGGGTGGGCGAGGCGACCTCTCCCAATGCGGCGGCGGAAGCCGTGGCCGCGGCGTCCACGGCCTGGCGCTCCGGGATGGCCGCGCTGCCGTGGCTGTGGCGGCGCGAATTGAACGGCGGAGAGCGGGACGAGGTCCGGCACGGACGATCGGTCGAGCGCGGAGAGGTGCTGCCCCCGCCGGGGAGCGCGCGCAACTCGGGAGAGGGCACCGCGAACCCGGTCGCGCTGTACGCCTCCGACGACCTCCTGGCCATCGCCGAGGAGCGCGGCGGTCGCCTCCATCCGAAGAAGGTGTTCCCCGCGTGA
- a CDS encoding DUF503 domain-containing protein — protein MAVIGVRRWVFHLPGCRSLKAKRSVIRGLRERTILKFRVSAAETGLRDRASMAEITACVVSGERRHAESVLGRVDLFLRSDPRAHVVESETEFL, from the coding sequence ATGGCCGTCATCGGGGTGCGCCGCTGGGTATTTCACCTCCCGGGCTGCCGGTCGCTCAAGGCGAAGCGTTCGGTGATCCGCGGTCTGCGTGAGCGCACGATCCTGAAGTTCCGGGTTTCCGCCGCCGAGACCGGGCTTCGCGACCGGGCCTCGATGGCCGAGATCACGGCCTGCGTCGTATCGGGCGAACGTCGGCACGCCGAGTCCGTTCTCGGACGCGTCGACCTTTTTCTGAGGTCCGACCCGCGGGCGCACGTCGTCGAGTCCGAGACAGAGTTCCTGTGA
- the rpsO gene encoding 30S ribosomal protein S15: protein MEKTKKQEIIEGFSRRENDQGSAPVQIALLTARIEELTGHFRDHPKDHHSRRGLLKMVGRRRRLLNYLRRTDLDRYRAVIEELGLRH from the coding sequence GTGGAAAAGACAAAGAAGCAGGAAATCATAGAAGGGTTCTCGCGGCGCGAGAACGACCAGGGGTCGGCTCCGGTGCAGATCGCACTGCTCACGGCTCGCATCGAGGAGTTGACCGGGCATTTCCGGGATCATCCGAAGGATCATCACAGCCGTCGCGGACTACTGAAGATGGTAGGCCGGCGCCGTCGATTGCTGAATTACCTCCGCCGGACGGATCTCGACCGCTACCGAGCGGTCATCGAGGAGCTCGGGCTACGCCATTGA
- the ribF gene encoding riboflavin biosynthesis protein RibF — MSGLPPYVRGTVVSVGTFDGVHLGHQAILSDVRRRARARNGHAVLLTFDPHPLSIVRPEVAPALLTLPDEKKDILAQLGLDYAAFISFTREFSRYSPEAFVEDLIVPRFRPAEIVIGYDHGFGRGRAGDVSVLERLGRVHGFEVSVVGGVEAGGSPASSTRVREAVSAGDMEGAAAGLGRPYSFRGTVIRGLGRGRTLGFPTANLTHPPPDKLLPAEGIYTVRATLGSGVADGLLHLGARPTFAGSPPAIELFLIDFERDIYGECVIVDVLHRLREVRTFASGDDLAAQMRRDLADGLEYFRRRRS, encoded by the coding sequence GTGAGCGGGCTCCCTCCGTACGTTCGGGGCACCGTCGTCTCCGTGGGGACCTTCGACGGGGTCCATCTCGGACACCAGGCGATCCTGAGCGACGTTCGGAGGCGCGCACGCGCACGAAATGGTCATGCCGTGCTCCTCACGTTCGACCCGCACCCATTGAGCATCGTGCGTCCCGAAGTCGCCCCTGCCCTCCTCACGCTACCGGACGAGAAGAAGGACATTCTCGCCCAGCTCGGCCTCGACTACGCCGCCTTCATCTCCTTCACGCGCGAGTTCTCCCGTTACTCTCCCGAAGCGTTCGTGGAGGACCTCATCGTGCCGCGGTTTCGCCCGGCGGAGATCGTGATCGGGTACGACCACGGGTTCGGGCGCGGGCGCGCCGGGGACGTCTCCGTGCTCGAGCGGCTGGGTAGAGTCCACGGGTTCGAGGTCTCCGTCGTCGGAGGCGTCGAGGCGGGCGGATCCCCCGCCTCATCCACCCGGGTTCGGGAGGCGGTGTCGGCGGGCGACATGGAGGGCGCGGCCGCGGGCCTCGGTCGTCCGTATTCGTTCCGCGGCACCGTGATCCGGGGGTTGGGACGGGGCAGGACGCTCGGTTTTCCGACCGCCAATCTCACGCATCCCCCTCCCGACAAACTCCTTCCTGCCGAGGGCATCTACACGGTGCGCGCCACGCTCGGCTCCGGAGTCGCCGATGGACTGCTGCACCTCGGCGCCCGGCCGACCTTTGCGGGCTCTCCACCGGCCATCGAACTCTTTCTCATCGATTTCGAGCGTGACATCTACGGAGAGTGCGTGATCGTCGACGTCCTACACCGGCTGCGCGAGGTGCGGACCTTCGCGTCGGGAGACGATCTCGCCGCGCAGATGCGCCGGGACCTCGCGGACGGCCTCGAGTACTTCAGGAGGCGGCGGTCATGA
- a CDS encoding 6-bladed beta-propeller, giving the protein MRRTPMVRPGNPWRLALAACAAMPSPTLAQSLIPMVEGPGACAVELREVLRLGGPGDPGTIGSRPEITRTAAGEYIVASVENRGQLLVFDEEGGFRDRFGRGGDGPGEFRVPGRIRVGPDGSLWVLDLVNRRITQVSQEGGLLETTDIRSLHGLDFVALAAGERHAISGFGQIDDRLSATTEIVGSDGVRLASLGAVPVASWVVNFFRAPIALDGQGRVWTTRAGEYGFEAWDPEGGSEPVIRLGGDPQWFDPGPPQPGAPVTAPAPSIVISLRVDRGLLWAGTWVADENREANAAAAPSPLDLDRLLDTILDVIDPASGALIARTRRDEALRGSGDDQLLFGVREEGGIARAVIFEPALAGPDCPVTNPSGR; this is encoded by the coding sequence ATGAGGCGGACGCCGATGGTTCGACCGGGAAACCCGTGGCGCCTGGCGCTCGCGGCCTGCGCGGCCATGCCGTCGCCGACGCTTGCCCAGTCGCTCATCCCGATGGTCGAAGGTCCGGGGGCATGTGCCGTTGAACTCCGCGAAGTCCTTCGACTCGGCGGACCCGGCGATCCGGGAACGATCGGCAGCCGTCCGGAAATCACGCGCACAGCGGCGGGCGAATACATCGTGGCGAGCGTCGAGAACCGCGGACAACTGCTTGTGTTCGACGAGGAGGGTGGGTTCCGCGATCGTTTCGGCCGGGGAGGCGATGGTCCGGGCGAATTCCGCGTGCCCGGCCGGATCCGTGTCGGGCCGGACGGAAGCCTGTGGGTTCTGGACCTCGTCAACCGCCGCATCACGCAGGTGTCCCAGGAGGGGGGACTGCTCGAAACGACGGATATCCGAAGCCTTCACGGGCTCGATTTCGTGGCCCTCGCAGCCGGGGAACGTCACGCCATCTCGGGGTTCGGCCAGATCGACGATCGACTGAGTGCGACGACGGAAATCGTCGGCAGCGATGGAGTCCGACTTGCGAGCCTCGGTGCCGTGCCCGTCGCGTCGTGGGTCGTGAACTTCTTTCGCGCCCCCATCGCCCTGGACGGGCAGGGCAGGGTGTGGACGACCCGGGCCGGGGAATACGGGTTCGAGGCGTGGGATCCGGAAGGCGGGAGCGAGCCGGTCATACGTCTGGGCGGGGACCCGCAGTGGTTCGACCCCGGACCGCCGCAGCCCGGGGCGCCCGTGACGGCGCCGGCCCCCTCCATCGTCATCAGTCTTCGTGTCGACCGCGGCCTGCTGTGGGCGGGCACCTGGGTCGCCGACGAGAACCGGGAGGCGAACGCCGCCGCCGCGCCGTCGCCGCTCGACCTCGACCGGCTCCTCGACACCATCCTGGATGTGATCGATCCCGCGAGCGGTGCACTCATCGCGCGTACCCGGCGTGATGAGGCGCTCAGGGGCTCGGGAGATGATCAGCTCCTGTTCGGTGTGCGGGAAGAAGGCGGGATCGCCCGCGCCGTGATCTTCGAGCCCGCCCTCGCCGGTCCCGATTGCCCGGTGACGAACCCGTCCGGCAGGTGA
- the rbfA gene encoding 30S ribosome-binding factor RbfA — MTHRHRSERLGELFRRELTRLLLGSLKDPRLDGVVVTDVRATKDLSFATVYIRSDEDVSEGIEGLEHAVGFIRRELGRSLRLRKIPEFRFLPDETPEHASRIEELLRQARGDEGSRDE, encoded by the coding sequence GTGACCCATCGTCACCGGAGCGAACGGCTGGGCGAACTGTTCCGGCGAGAACTCACGCGCCTCCTTCTCGGGTCGCTCAAGGACCCGCGTCTCGACGGCGTGGTCGTGACCGATGTGCGGGCGACGAAGGATCTCTCTTTCGCCACCGTCTACATTCGCTCCGACGAGGACGTATCGGAAGGCATCGAGGGTCTGGAACACGCGGTGGGGTTCATACGACGGGAACTCGGCCGGTCGCTCCGGTTGCGGAAGATCCCCGAATTTCGCTTCCTGCCCGACGAAACGCCCGAGCACGCGAGCCGGATCGAGGAACTGCTGCGCCAGGCTCGCGGGGACGAGGGATCGCGTGACGAATGA